A window from Ignavibacteriota bacterium encodes these proteins:
- a CDS encoding DUF4402 domain-containing protein: protein MKKLFIVIIILLTKSFFAQQSGYISGNATANLIQPLSIKSGSGELDFGEIILTGSTFTERIKPNLGKQFIVTGHPGKNVTIRFSSVQLTNYEWVSKYGGKLGTLTFIPTLEAKNAKQIFDGISLPLIQNGLIGELQIYVGGEITINPKQEIGDYVGLFILSVTY, encoded by the coding sequence ATGAAAAAATTATTCATAGTAATTATAATTCTATTAACAAAATCCTTTTTTGCGCAACAATCCGGTTACATTAGCGGAAACGCAACTGCAAATCTTATTCAACCTTTATCAATTAAATCCGGAAGCGGAGAATTAGACTTTGGGGAAATTATTCTAACCGGAAGCACTTTTACCGAAAGAATTAAACCAAATTTAGGGAAACAATTTATTGTAACCGGTCACCCTGGGAAAAATGTTACAATCAGATTCAGCTCAGTTCAACTTACAAATTATGAATGGGTTTCAAAATATGGAGGAAAATTAGGAACTCTAACTTTCATTCCAACTTTAGAAGCAAAAAATGCAAAGCAAATTTTTGATGGAATTTCACTACCGTTAATTCAAAACGGACTTATTGGCGAGCTGCAAATTTACGTTGGCGGCGAAATTACAATAAATCCAAAACAAGAAATTGGCGATTATGTGGGACTATTTATACTTTCCGTTACTTACTAA
- a CDS encoding DUF4402 domain-containing protein, translating to MLKNIFVLLIMISSCKLFAQSNFNATVDINISLNNGLALNKIKGDLDFGEIIYTGNNLTLSKIPESGIEYEVTGFRRRYVTVSYSRNVYLNNYNWVNINGGTNGTIRFRTVARHTNGNINYIGATNLGNDSRVRLSNTNPLGKLYIWIGGNLTINSNQPYGDYNGTFSLTVEY from the coding sequence ATGTTAAAAAATATATTTGTTCTTTTAATAATGATATCTTCATGCAAATTATTTGCACAATCTAATTTTAATGCAACTGTAGATATTAACATTTCACTAAATAATGGATTGGCTTTAAATAAAATTAAGGGTGATTTAGATTTTGGTGAAATAATATATACTGGCAATAATTTAACTTTATCAAAAATACCGGAATCTGGAATTGAATACGAAGTAACCGGATTTAGACGCAGATATGTTACAGTTTCTTATTCCAGAAATGTATATTTGAATAATTATAATTGGGTAAATATAAATGGCGGAACAAATGGAACAATCAGATTTAGAACTGTTGCACGACACACAAACGGAAATATTAATTATATCGGTGCAACTAATTTAGGAAATGATTCAAGAGTTAGATTAAGTAACACTAATCCTTTAGGAAAATTATATATCTGGATTGGCGGAAATTTGACAATAAATAGTAATCAGCCGTATGGAGATTATAACGGAACATTTTCATTAACAGTAGAATATTGA
- a CDS encoding DUF4402 domain-containing protein — translation MYLKKYLIVLVALIFSTSVMFAQSSGNASSNVQISLKKGLTITNVTGALQFDEAVVTSSAQVISPTNVVNFLISGHSGATVNIGFPSTLSLISGLNSLTFTPSFTQTGESDSPTGGISVLASETLGLNGELNLWLSGSIAVPADAPAGIYGGSLTVTVAY, via the coding sequence ATGTACTTAAAAAAATATCTTATTGTTTTAGTTGCACTTATTTTTTCAACAAGTGTGATGTTTGCTCAAAGTTCTGGTAATGCATCATCAAATGTTCAAATAAGCTTGAAAAAGGGACTAACAATTACAAATGTAACAGGTGCATTACAATTTGATGAAGCTGTTGTTACATCATCTGCTCAAGTAATTAGTCCAACAAATGTTGTAAATTTTCTTATATCTGGTCACAGTGGAGCTACAGTTAATATAGGTTTCCCAAGTACACTTAGTTTAATTAGTGGATTAAATAGTCTAACCTTTACTCCGTCATTTACACAAACTGGTGAATCTGATTCACCAACTGGTGGAATAAGCGTTTTAGCTTCAGAAACTCTTGGTTTAAATGGTGAGCTTAATTTATGGTTAAGTGGCAGTATTGCAGTTCCAGCAGATGCTCCTGCTGGTATCTATGGTGGTAGTTTAACAGTTACTGTTGCTTACTAA
- a CDS encoding XdhC family protein, protein MKEVDLWIFIYNKLNRNIKVNLLIVADSSLSSPGKSGFKMAISEDVETYGTIGGGIMEFDILNEIRGTLNLAEPVNFIRKLHHSKTKDGHSSGLICGGTQTLIVQTLTIEYRDLVKNIIDNLEEQINGILRLNPFGLDYTARKENEKDINLFYEDEQNWQYEENIGLLNTVYIIGGGHVGLAVSRVMATLDFYIVTFDQRDDIITMKQNTFANKKIITKYEDVNKFIRESKKSYAVIVTPNHDGDKEALKSIIGLNLKYIGLMGSDKKSKSIFTHLESEGINRELFKKVNTPVGLEINAESPEEIAISIAAEIIKIKNY, encoded by the coding sequence ATGAAAGAAGTTGATTTATGGATTTTTATTTACAACAAATTAAATAGAAATATAAAAGTTAATTTGTTAATTGTTGCAGATTCAAGTCTATCTTCACCGGGAAAATCCGGATTTAAAATGGCAATTTCCGAAGATGTTGAAACTTATGGAACAATCGGCGGCGGAATTATGGAATTTGATATTTTAAATGAAATTCGCGGAACATTAAATCTTGCAGAACCGGTTAACTTTATAAGAAAGTTACATCACAGCAAAACAAAGGATGGACATTCTTCCGGATTAATTTGCGGAGGTACTCAAACTTTAATTGTTCAAACTTTAACAATAGAGTATAGAGATTTAGTAAAAAATATTATTGATAATCTCGAAGAACAAATAAATGGAATTTTACGTTTAAATCCATTTGGACTTGATTACACCGCAAGAAAGGAAAATGAAAAAGATATAAATTTATTTTATGAAGATGAACAAAATTGGCAGTACGAAGAAAACATTGGTTTATTAAATACAGTTTACATTATCGGCGGAGGTCATGTTGGATTAGCTGTTTCACGAGTTATGGCAACTTTAGATTTTTACATTGTAACTTTTGATCAAAGAGATGATATAATTACAATGAAACAAAATACATTTGCAAATAAAAAAATTATTACAAAATATGAAGATGTAAATAAGTTTATTAGAGAATCAAAAAAATCTTATGCTGTAATTGTAACACCAAATCACGATGGAGATAAAGAGGCACTAAAATCAATTATCGGATTAAATCTTAAATATATTGGTCTGATGGGAAGTGATAAAAAATCAAAAAGTATTTTTACACATTTGGAATCTGAGGGGATTAACAGAGAACTTTTTAAAAAAGTTAATACACCGGTAGGTTTAGAAATAAATGCAGAATCTCCGGAAGAAATTGCAATTAGTATTGCGGCGGAAATTATCAAAATTAAAAACTACTAA
- a CDS encoding TIGR01777 family protein translates to MNKILITGASGLIGSELSDFLLQKNYEIVKLVRTKNNIPNIFLWDIEKSFIENGALENIDYVIHLSGAGIGDKRWTEKRKKEIIDSRIKSTELLFNSFSKMKIKPKAIISASAVGYYGAITSDKTFNEDDPPANDFLGNVCKLWEDSVNKFDELGMRTVKLRLGVILSNNGGALKKMLLPVKLGMSSGLGNGNQYMPWIHIQDVLSIFLHCIENENINGAYNVTAPFSVTNKIFIKNLAQVFNKPFFMPNVPSFIMKLLFGEMANIILYGSKVSSQKIIDAGYKFKFPELGMALLDLFKK, encoded by the coding sequence ATGAATAAAATTTTAATTACCGGTGCAAGTGGCCTCATTGGAAGTGAGTTATCTGATTTTCTTTTACAAAAGAATTACGAAATTGTAAAACTTGTACGCACTAAAAATAATATCCCAAACATATTCCTTTGGGATATTGAAAAAAGTTTTATTGAAAATGGAGCTTTGGAAAATATTGATTACGTCATTCACCTTTCCGGAGCCGGTATTGGCGATAAACGTTGGACTGAAAAAAGAAAAAAAGAAATTATTGATAGCAGAATTAAGTCTACTGAATTATTATTCAATAGTTTTTCCAAAATGAAAATTAAACCAAAGGCAATTATATCAGCTTCAGCTGTAGGATATTATGGAGCAATTACTTCTGATAAAACATTTAATGAAGACGATCCGCCGGCAAATGATTTTCTTGGAAATGTTTGTAAATTATGGGAAGATTCAGTTAATAAATTTGATGAACTTGGAATGAGAACAGTTAAACTCAGATTGGGCGTAATTCTTTCTAATAATGGTGGAGCCCTCAAAAAAATGCTACTGCCCGTAAAATTAGGAATGAGCTCTGGTTTAGGAAACGGAAATCAGTATATGCCCTGGATTCATATACAAGATGTATTAAGTATTTTTTTACATTGCATTGAAAATGAAAATATTAATGGAGCTTACAACGTTACAGCGCCTTTCTCGGTTACAAATAAAATATTTATAAAAAATTTAGCACAAGTTTTTAATAAGCCATTCTTTATGCCAAATGTACCATCATTTATAATGAAACTTTTGTTTGGTGAAATGGCAAACATAATTTTATATGGAAGTAAAGTTTCATCACAAAAAATAATTGATGCGGGATATAAATTTAAATTTCCGGAATTGGGAATGGCATTGCTGGATTTATTTAAGAAATAA
- a CDS encoding Ig-like domain-containing protein, which produces MIPIKKILLFLFIITFELFSQDFSGIRIYINPGHGGHDSNDRYNAATGFWESEGNLSKGIYLKEILDSLNAETKLSRTTNNSSDDLALSVIVADANNFDADYFHSIHSNAYNGQSNYTLVLFQGGDNSPTYPQAKIMGSYLADEIYKAHRTTTKYNRGDADFYGTGQPYLGVLKGLTMPGTLSEGSFHDYIPESFRLKNEAYLKHEAWAITKSFIKYFSLEILPFGEIAGFARDNFEPVDYFYINGTKDKNKPANLVNAVLLPDSIVYNGDSYNNGFFFFDRLNTGEYDIILNAENYLVDTIHVNVQENQTTFVDQYLVSAPNYSPPFVTTFLPSDSENVRLDSKIILNFNVKMDKINTQAAFKIIPTVQGTFTWENNDKRLIFSPNNFLSGGTQYEVSLNIFAKSYYDILIEQPFIFSFDTRSALRLFESYPENNSSDISKSVKIKLQFDGPIDQNTLGGNVYFHNNENNDVDILINETNYENGEIIFEPMYELQPNSDYKIKLLNGIKDTEGSNLISDTTINFKTESLTETEGNILFDFEEMGNWIQPSQNISSFGINIANTNFSISKSKFISGLNCGKLKYNFSVDSSGICKLENSNLFPINLNLQNNFGLWIFGDLSYNYLEICFYDSDSNEYNYNIGNINWTGWKFREINLENSDLFFNSLKIIQNENGEKFGELFFDDIQFNIITEIENNIISKPNLFYLKQNYPNPFNPTTTIEYSIPKNEKGKTPNVKILLFDILGREIKTLVNESHKPGNYKIQFDGSNLPSGVFYYQLKYESYLSTKKMMLIK; this is translated from the coding sequence ATGATACCAATTAAAAAAATATTATTATTTCTATTTATAATAACATTTGAATTATTCTCGCAAGATTTTTCCGGAATAAGAATTTATATAAATCCAGGTCATGGCGGACATGATTCTAATGATAGATATAATGCTGCTACTGGATTTTGGGAAAGTGAAGGAAATTTATCAAAAGGAATTTATCTAAAGGAAATATTAGATTCACTCAACGCAGAAACTAAATTAAGCCGAACAACAAATAATTCATCGGATGATTTAGCGCTTTCCGTAATAGTTGCCGATGCAAATAATTTTGATGCAGATTATTTTCATTCAATTCATAGTAATGCATATAATGGTCAATCAAATTATACTTTAGTACTTTTTCAAGGCGGAGATAATTCTCCTACTTATCCACAAGCAAAAATTATGGGCTCATATTTAGCAGATGAAATTTATAAAGCTCATAGAACAACAACAAAATATAATAGAGGTGATGCAGATTTTTATGGAACTGGTCAACCATACTTAGGTGTGCTAAAAGGATTAACAATGCCCGGCACGTTATCAGAGGGATCATTTCATGATTATATTCCAGAATCTTTTAGATTAAAAAATGAAGCTTATTTAAAACATGAAGCATGGGCAATCACAAAATCATTTATAAAATACTTCAGTTTGGAAATTTTGCCATTTGGTGAGATTGCCGGATTTGCTAGAGATAATTTTGAACCTGTCGATTACTTTTATATCAACGGAACAAAGGATAAAAATAAACCGGCGAATTTAGTAAATGCAGTTTTACTTCCGGATAGTATTGTTTATAATGGTGATTCGTATAATAATGGATTCTTTTTTTTCGATAGATTGAATACTGGAGAATATGATATAATTTTAAACGCAGAAAATTATTTGGTTGATACAATCCATGTAAATGTTCAAGAAAATCAAACAACATTTGTTGATCAGTATTTGGTATCAGCTCCAAACTATTCACCTCCTTTTGTTACAACATTTTTACCAAGTGATTCGGAAAATGTAAGATTAGATTCAAAAATTATTTTGAATTTTAATGTAAAAATGGATAAAATAAATACTCAAGCTGCATTTAAAATAATTCCAACTGTACAAGGAACATTTACTTGGGAAAATAATGATAAACGATTAATATTTTCTCCGAACAACTTTCTTTCGGGTGGAACGCAATATGAAGTGAGTTTGAATATTTTTGCAAAAAGTTATTATGATATTTTAATTGAGCAACCATTTATATTTTCATTCGATACGCGATCAGCATTAAGATTATTTGAATCTTATCCAGAAAATAATTCTTCAGATATCAGTAAAAGCGTAAAAATTAAATTACAATTTGATGGACCAATTGATCAAAATACATTGGGTGGAAATGTATATTTCCATAATAATGAAAATAATGATGTTGATATTTTAATTAACGAAACAAATTATGAAAATGGTGAAATTATATTTGAACCTATGTATGAATTACAACCAAATTCTGATTATAAAATAAAACTACTTAATGGAATTAAAGATACAGAAGGCTCAAATTTAATATCTGATACTACAATAAATTTTAAAACTGAATCACTCACAGAAACAGAAGGAAATATTTTATTTGATTTTGAAGAAATGGGAAATTGGATTCAACCATCACAAAATATTTCTTCATTTGGAATTAATATTGCAAATACAAATTTTTCAATTTCGAAAAGTAAATTTATTTCCGGATTAAATTGCGGAAAGTTGAAATATAATTTTTCTGTAGATTCCTCCGGAATTTGTAAATTGGAAAATAGTAATCTATTTCCAATAAATTTAAATCTGCAAAATAATTTTGGCTTATGGATTTTTGGCGACTTGAGTTATAATTATTTAGAAATATGTTTTTATGATTCGGACAGTAATGAATATAATTATAATATTGGAAATATAAATTGGACGGGGTGGAAGTTTAGAGAAATTAATTTGGAGAATTCCGATTTGTTTTTTAATTCGTTAAAAATTATTCAGAATGAAAATGGAGAAAAATTTGGTGAATTATTTTTTGATGACATACAATTTAATATAATTACAGAAATTGAAAATAATATAATTTCGAAACCAAATTTATTTTATTTAAAACAAAACTATCCAAATCCGTTTAATCCAACAACAACAATTGAATATTCGATTCCGAAAAATGAAAAAGGTAAAACGCCCAATGTGAAAATTTTGCTATTTGATATTTTGGGAAGAGAAATAAAAACGTTAGTTAACGAAAGTCATAAACCGGGGAATTATAAAATTCAATTTGATGGAAGCAATTTACCAAGCGGAGTATTTTATTATCAGTTAAAATATGAATCTTATCTATCAACAAAAAAGATGATGCTTATCAAATAA
- a CDS encoding PD40 domain-containing protein, translated as MINKVSLIIILLSSIYYSQNIKISDINKIEMKQYSSAFYPRFSKNDRLILFTSENYDGLYSYNVESKKTEIISNASGAGYNPLIIDDENIIFRKSKIENGKKIYSITSKNIKTNIEKILENDKRQISIPNQIVNSNIYFIENSSINIKPLSYNNFRKNNQNSKVIYSQNNNLFITENDNIINVSPMGKGVYVWESFSNDGEKILFTFGNQGSFLCDNNGNILLNIKDGHYPKFSPDGKYILYMKDKDDGEKYISSDLFVFSIDENKEYQITNTENIIEMFAEWSNDQTSIVYNTSLGEIYLAKISFEN; from the coding sequence ATGATAAATAAGGTTTCTTTAATAATTATTTTACTTTCTTCAATTTATTATTCGCAGAATATTAAAATCTCTGATATCAATAAAATTGAGATGAAGCAATACTCATCGGCATTTTATCCACGGTTTTCAAAAAATGATAGATTGATATTATTTACTTCAGAAAATTATGATGGATTATATTCTTATAATGTTGAATCAAAAAAAACTGAAATTATATCTAACGCTTCCGGAGCCGGATATAATCCCTTAATTATCGATGATGAAAATATAATTTTCAGAAAATCTAAAATTGAAAATGGAAAAAAAATATATTCAATTACTTCCAAGAATATAAAAACTAATATTGAAAAAATATTAGAAAACGATAAAAGACAAATCTCAATTCCAAATCAAATTGTTAACTCAAATATTTACTTTATTGAAAATTCCTCAATAAATATCAAACCATTATCATATAATAATTTTCGAAAAAACAATCAAAATTCAAAAGTAATTTACTCTCAGAATAATAATTTATTTATAACGGAAAATGATAATATTATAAATGTTAGTCCGATGGGGAAAGGGGTTTACGTTTGGGAATCATTTTCAAACGACGGAGAAAAAATCCTATTTACTTTTGGAAATCAAGGTTCATTTCTCTGTGATAATAATGGAAATATTCTGCTAAACATAAAAGATGGACATTATCCAAAATTTTCTCCGGATGGAAAATATATTTTATATATGAAAGACAAAGACGATGGAGAGAAATACATTTCTTCGGATTTATTTGTTTTTTCAATTGATGAAAATAAAGAATATCAAATTACAAATACCGAAAATATTATTGAAATGTTTGCGGAGTGGTCAAATGATCAAACCAGTATTGTTTATAATACATCATTGGGTGAAATTTACCTAGCTAAAATTAGTTTCGAAAATTAA
- a CDS encoding T9SS type A sorting domain-containing protein, translating to MFKQNIIIIFLLVTIPIINAQNFKGIHQIDQEKNEPQIIEKMKNFQKKNFSESIVPINKKATKSLSKSVFGYLPDWEYLENAHQNFNYDLLSHIAVFDFPVSKTGAISEPPSWPWTDLMNSAHESGTKVIMVIVNFSANDIHEILTSSIAKWIFFSGVKSKIINYNLDGVNIDFEGLNTADRGTVINDFMKELTDTVHAISPDLEVSFAAPAVNWGGWNLTGLAQSCDYLFVMGYDFFGSWSTTTGPTAPLIGGSYNITNTINVQYQTVTSFYPEKIILGVPYYGPHWETSTSQEGSSTLNFVESKRYRDAKPLSENYGVKWSSTYKNSWFSFTSDSKNNQVWFDTDSSLSLKYDLAISKKLKGIGMWALGYDGSRDELWNLLDKKFSVTVNVEDNKLPKDFILGQNYPNPFNPTTTIEYIIPSILKSEVSNEVSDFSLNYVTLKIYDILGSEVETMVSEIGKPGNYKIQFDGSKLPSGVYYYQMKTGNFSQTKKMLLLK from the coding sequence ATGTTTAAACAAAATATAATCATTATTTTTTTATTAGTTACTATTCCCATAATAAATGCACAGAACTTTAAAGGAATTCATCAAATTGATCAAGAAAAAAATGAACCGCAAATTATTGAGAAAATGAAAAATTTCCAGAAGAAAAATTTTTCCGAATCTATAGTTCCAATAAATAAAAAAGCAACTAAAAGTTTGAGTAAATCAGTTTTTGGATATTTGCCTGATTGGGAATATTTGGAAAATGCTCATCAAAATTTTAATTATGATTTACTTTCTCATATTGCAGTTTTTGATTTCCCTGTTTCAAAAACCGGGGCAATTTCTGAACCACCAAGTTGGCCATGGACCGATTTAATGAATAGCGCACATGAAAGCGGAACAAAAGTAATTATGGTTATTGTTAATTTTTCTGCAAATGATATTCATGAAATTTTAACAAGTTCAATTGCAAAGTGGATATTTTTCAGCGGAGTAAAATCCAAAATTATAAATTATAATTTGGACGGAGTTAATATTGATTTTGAAGGTTTAAATACTGCCGATCGAGGAACCGTAATTAATGATTTTATGAAAGAATTAACAGATACAGTGCACGCAATTTCTCCGGATCTTGAGGTTTCTTTTGCCGCACCGGCAGTAAATTGGGGAGGATGGAATTTAACCGGATTAGCTCAAAGTTGTGATTATCTTTTTGTAATGGGCTACGATTTTTTTGGAAGTTGGAGTACAACAACGGGTCCAACAGCTCCGTTAATAGGCGGAAGTTATAATATTACAAATACAATAAATGTTCAGTATCAAACGGTTACATCGTTTTATCCGGAAAAAATAATTTTAGGAGTTCCGTATTACGGTCCGCATTGGGAAACTTCAACTTCGCAAGAAGGTTCTTCAACATTGAATTTTGTTGAATCAAAAAGATACCGCGATGCAAAACCATTAAGTGAAAATTATGGCGTTAAGTGGTCTTCAACATATAAAAATTCTTGGTTTAGTTTTACTTCTGATTCAAAAAATAATCAAGTCTGGTTTGATACAGATTCCAGCCTATCACTAAAATATGATTTAGCAATTTCAAAAAAATTAAAAGGAATTGGAATGTGGGCGCTTGGTTATGACGGCTCAAGAGACGAACTTTGGAATTTGCTTGATAAGAAATTTTCTGTAACGGTAAATGTTGAAGATAATAAATTACCAAAAGATTTTATACTTGGGCAAAATTATCCAAATCCTTTTAATCCAACAACAACAATAGAATATATTATTCCGTCAATCCTAAAAAGTGAAGTGTCAAATGAAGTCTCAGATTTTAGTCTGAATTATGTAACATTAAAAATCTATGATATTTTAGGTAGTGAAGTTGAAACTATGGTTAGCGAAATAGGAAAACCAGGAAATTATAAAATTCAATTTGATGGAAGCAAACTTCCAAGCGGAGTTTACTATTATCAAATGAAAACTGGTAATTTTTCTCAAACAAAAAAAATGCTTCTTTTAAAATAA